A stretch of DNA from Raphanus sativus cultivar WK10039 unplaced genomic scaffold, ASM80110v3 Scaffold0234, whole genome shotgun sequence:
tagggtaatttgagtgatatcaataTCACATACCGAATCAGTTGTGTAACACTCCACTGCTTCACACGTACTCAGCTCCATTCCTGGAGCTAACAGCAGTGGCAGACTTAGACATAAATTTTAGGGGTGTCAtaagttgtgttttttttgttcaaaattaaaataagttaaTGAAAAATACAGTAAAAAGCTGAAACACATGGAATTGAACTCAGGTTAGGTGGGTCAATAGAGGAGAAAGTAAGTAAAATGAACTACCTAATCTTCTATGATATGTAACAAAATAGCTTTGATACAAATTTAACATGTGTCAACTGATCTATTATTGTTTAAGGTGAGTCTGTCTCTGTCATGTGTTAGACTTGGTGGTTGAAGAGGTGGATCATTCCGAGCTATGGAAGGATCTCATGCTCATTGTGATTCAATATACATTGAGGTTTTCTTTAGGTAGCGTTGGAACTAATCAAGTGATTCATGGCCATAGCAGATCCCTTAATGTATCTATGGTAGCGGTTGGAACTAATCAAGTGATTCATGGCCATAGCAGATCCCTTAATTTATGGTATAAATCTTTTGTGGTCCATTTTGTATCCAAAAACTTTGGTGAAATGAATATTAatgttgagttaaaaaaaacacaaagacaGCCACTTCGCTTTAGCAACATAACATTTATTCAAATCCAAATTGCTTCACCCCTAACTTATTACTACATGCCAAGTTTGCATGTTTTGGCCTATATAACATTTATTCGAATCCAACTCGCTTCATCCCTAACTTTTTACTACATACCAAGTTTGCATGTGTTGGCCTATATTATATAGTGCAGCCGCCTACATTCTAATTCCCACAGATTGAGATACAGTAGAACttccaaattttattaatttataaagttattaatttacaaaaagttttcattataatttttttttctatttttatttatgaaataaatatatatttggttttatcgtatatacaattataatattttagaaatttgacttttatattatttattatattacttggtttatattatattttatatagatataaCTTATATATGGTTTTccgatataattttactaaacattatcaaaatatattgaaatgttagACAAAATAGAGGTATTttgattgtgaatataaaaccaataatataatttttagtttgtaattatatgaaatgtatatatagatatattattaatttatgatttagtgggaccatatatttacatagaatttttttacaaacattatgttattattttatcgatttgtgttatattttgaaCCGGTCCAATTCGAGACCgaagaaatttattaatatttcagTATATGTTTCACTGAAAAGAAATCTTTCTTTGAATCAATTTTGTTATGAAGTATTTCACTATATACAAAAGACACTACTTTTTTTTTAGTCGGCCGTTCGCGTATGTTCATTTTTCTATAGACAAATCTTTCTCTGGAATAAatgcattttcatttttttatgaatcttaatgctgttcttcatttttttatgtttccagTGAGGAAGAAGCGTTTGATGCAATACTTTACCTCTGCGCCTAAGAAGTTCCAAGCCGCCTTGAGTAATTCTGAGGTTAGGCTGTCAGGTCCTGATGTCTTGTTAGCATTCAGTTTGAATAACATTCTTTCTATCTCCTCGTCTGAGGGCAGCAGGATCATAGCTTGAGCATTTGATTCAGGGCAGCGGAAAGGAGAGAGAGCTTGAAACCAGGCGAGAGAGCAAGGAGAGGTGAGAGTAGTTTGTGGTGCCAAAAGTTGCTGGAAGTGAGAGATGGCTATGACTCCCATTACCACAGGGTCCGTGACAACTTCACCAGTAGATAGTGTGAAAGATCTGATGGAGTTATAAGAGTTACGGACTTGCATCAAGCGATGGAAGAAAGTTGTGTTGTGGTCTCCCTCTCGAAGCCAATTGATACGGGATCGCTGTCTGAAATAGCTTTCCTCAATTGTCCTGAGGAACTCCCACTTATCATGAAGCTCTTTCTCCTTAAGGAAGTTCTCTTGAGTAGGATGTGTGAGCGCCAGTACCTGCGCATCATTAAGCAAACGATTAGCCACTCTCACTCTTTCTTGTATATCGGAAAAATTCTCTCTGTTTAGTTTTTTGATATCgctctttatttttttgagttTGACACACAGATGAGAGAGATCCCAAGCTATGCTTCCGGACTGATGCCATGCCTGCAGCACTGTCTGGTAGAAAAGGGGGTGTTTAG
This window harbors:
- the LOC108829724 gene encoding uncharacterized protein LOC108829724, with translation MLHQSRQSITCELDAGNSNCLTITACYAANLNTERSDLWVDLINVQQQLSLDSSPWVVGGDFNQISHFSEHSLPSVNCYDSPMSEFRDTLSHLGIFDLRFTRPLHTWSNKCPSSRIAKKLDRILVNQPWVSSFPHSQATFLPPDISDHAPAILNLAVNLPTSGTKPFKFFNYLTKHPLFYQTVLQAWHQSGSIAWDLSHLCVKLKKIKSDIKKLNRENFSDIQERVRVANRLLNDAQVLALTHPTQENFLKEKELHDKWEFLRTIEESYFRQRSRINWLREGDHNTTFFHRLMQVRNSYNSIRSFTLSTGEVVTDPVVMGVIAISHFQQLLAPQTTLTSPCSLAWFQALSPFRCPESNAQAMILLPSDEEIERMLFKLNANKTSGPDSLTSELLKAAWNFLGAEALPWEYRSKDIWIQLKQVSEHTGSLL